A stretch of Sulfitobacter sp. THAF37 DNA encodes these proteins:
- a CDS encoding efflux RND transporter permease subunit: MSGIVDWAAGRARMVMAFILLSLVVGGYAYSTLPKEGEPDIEVPALFVSVQFPGISAADSETLLVKPMETELADLDGLKTMTGTAAENYAGIALEFEFGWDKTKVMADVRDAMGTAQANFPEGAETYTINEINFSEFPIIIVNLTGPVPERTMARVARDLQDDLEAMDAVLEAGLAGDRDEMLEVLIDPLRLEAYNVTAGELINVVQNNNQLIAAGEIETDQGTFSVKIPSSFDDPADVYSLPVKTNGDRVVTLGDLAQINLTFEDRKGTARFNGEKTLALQVVKRKGFNLIDTAAQVKQIVDERAADWPSELRAAVTVGTSNDQSRVVDSMVQQLLGSVFTAVALVMIVVLAALGIRAALLVGFAIPTSFLLCFAFLALMGISISNIVMFGLILAVGMLVDGAIVVVEYADKRQQEGEGPMRAYVEAARRMFWPVISSTATTLCAFLPMLFWPGIAGEFMGMLPVTLIFVLSASLLVALIYLPVLGGVTGRLEGWMARQMKAVAALPLVLHLLLFAGAAILFAPAGLLMGPTGADDPGLLFQWMTAAFAGMDALSVLSVARTFAVVFALVVAAAAVGALALGGFMLALISLFALMTRLGRAGRWLAARMFRREPDRIHAGYRRNGFGYLMAFIAGNPLMPLVMAGAVFVFVGSVLIYFSNNSKGVDFFVESEPEQAIVYVLARGNLSLAEKDALMKRAEDIVLENPGVQTAFAFAGEGGLDSNTGGAQTPKDSIGQIQLETIPWEDRPETVEPWFTIPFLGATVTRHSQDPAYDGDVIIQDLTERLEQIPGIRIEILAQSRGPASGKPVHLRLKSDSYTDLIAATETVRRHYEQTPGLTLIEDTRPLPGIDWQIDVDVEKAGRYGADVVTVGAMVQLVTRGLLLDTMRVDSSDEEIEIRVRLPEEDRVLSTLDTLKVRTTDGLVPLSNFITRTPVPKLAEINRIDQKRYLDVKADVAPGLMKVVQGDATSGTTMATLRPAPADTRPELTTRDGTGYAVIDRTEAGAGTDLQAALDSGDLRLVPINPNERIAEITKWLETDPLPDRVTTEWTGDQEEQAESEAFLSSAFTAALGLMFIILLAQFNSFYNSVLVLLAVVLSTTGVLIGMLVMDQSFSIIMTGTGIVALAGIVVNNNIILIDTYQEYERYMPRIEAIIRTAQARIRPVLLTTITTMAGLAPMMFGLSIDFAAGGYTIDSPTALWWKQLATAVVFGLGIATVLTLMVTPSMLAIRVWATTYVRWFARLLARMSLGRASSAARDWALARDARRTRLTEIIWDDLSAPVPVRTPQLSAAE; encoded by the coding sequence ATGAGCGGCATCGTCGACTGGGCCGCAGGCAGGGCCCGCATGGTGATGGCCTTTATCCTGCTGAGCCTCGTGGTCGGCGGCTATGCCTATTCCACCCTGCCCAAGGAGGGCGAGCCCGACATCGAAGTTCCCGCCCTCTTCGTGTCGGTGCAATTCCCCGGCATCTCGGCTGCGGACAGCGAAACGCTGCTGGTCAAGCCGATGGAGACCGAACTGGCCGATCTAGACGGCCTGAAGACGATGACCGGCACCGCGGCTGAGAACTACGCCGGGATCGCGCTGGAGTTCGAATTCGGCTGGGACAAGACCAAGGTCATGGCCGACGTGCGCGACGCCATGGGCACCGCCCAGGCGAATTTTCCCGAAGGGGCGGAAACCTACACGATCAACGAGATCAATTTTTCCGAGTTTCCCATCATCATCGTCAACCTCACCGGCCCGGTGCCGGAACGCACCATGGCGCGGGTCGCCCGCGACCTTCAGGACGACCTAGAAGCGATGGACGCGGTGCTGGAGGCCGGTCTGGCCGGCGACCGCGACGAGATGCTGGAGGTATTGATCGACCCGCTGCGGCTGGAGGCCTACAACGTCACCGCGGGCGAGCTGATCAACGTGGTGCAGAACAACAACCAGTTGATCGCGGCGGGCGAGATCGAAACCGACCAGGGGACGTTCTCGGTCAAGATTCCGTCATCCTTCGACGATCCGGCGGACGTCTACAGCCTGCCGGTCAAGACAAACGGCGACCGCGTCGTCACGCTGGGCGACCTGGCCCAGATCAACCTGACCTTCGAGGACCGCAAGGGCACCGCGCGGTTCAACGGGGAAAAGACGCTGGCCCTGCAGGTGGTCAAGCGCAAGGGCTTCAACCTGATCGACACGGCGGCCCAGGTAAAGCAAATCGTTGACGAACGCGCCGCCGACTGGCCCAGCGAGCTGCGCGCGGCGGTGACGGTGGGCACCTCGAACGACCAGAGCCGCGTGGTCGACAGCATGGTGCAGCAACTGCTGGGGTCGGTCTTTACCGCCGTGGCGCTGGTCATGATCGTGGTGCTTGCCGCCCTGGGCATCCGCGCCGCCCTGCTGGTGGGCTTTGCGATCCCCACCTCATTCCTGTTGTGTTTCGCCTTTCTCGCGCTGATGGGCATCTCGATCTCCAACATCGTGATGTTCGGCCTGATCCTGGCCGTGGGGATGCTGGTGGACGGCGCCATCGTGGTGGTGGAATACGCCGACAAGCGCCAGCAGGAGGGCGAAGGCCCGATGCGCGCCTATGTGGAGGCGGCCAGGCGGATGTTCTGGCCGGTGATCTCGTCCACGGCGACGACGCTCTGCGCCTTTTTGCCGATGCTGTTCTGGCCCGGCATCGCGGGTGAATTCATGGGCATGTTGCCGGTCACGCTGATCTTCGTGCTCTCGGCCTCCCTGCTGGTGGCGCTGATCTATCTGCCGGTGCTCGGCGGTGTGACCGGGCGGCTGGAAGGCTGGATGGCGCGGCAAATGAAGGCGGTCGCCGCGCTGCCGCTGGTGCTGCACCTGTTGTTGTTCGCCGGGGCGGCAATCCTCTTCGCGCCGGCGGGCCTGTTGATGGGGCCGACCGGCGCCGACGACCCCGGCCTTCTGTTCCAATGGATGACGGCGGCCTTCGCCGGGATGGATGCGCTGTCAGTTCTTTCGGTGGCCAGAACCTTTGCCGTGGTCTTTGCGCTGGTGGTGGCGGCCGCGGCGGTCGGCGCATTGGCGCTGGGGGGCTTCATGCTGGCGCTGATCAGCCTCTTTGCGCTGATGACCCGGCTGGGGCGCGCGGGCCGTTGGCTGGCCGCGCGCATGTTCCGGCGCGAACCGGACCGCATCCATGCAGGCTATCGCCGCAACGGCTTTGGCTATCTGATGGCCTTTATCGCGGGCAATCCGCTGATGCCGCTGGTGATGGCGGGGGCGGTGTTCGTCTTTGTGGGTTCGGTGCTGATCTATTTCTCCAACAATTCCAAAGGCGTCGACTTTTTCGTCGAATCCGAGCCCGAGCAGGCGATCGTCTATGTTCTGGCACGCGGCAACCTGTCGCTGGCGGAAAAGGACGCGCTGATGAAGCGGGCCGAGGATATCGTGCTGGAAAACCCCGGCGTACAGACGGCGTTCGCCTTTGCGGGCGAGGGCGGGCTCGACAGCAACACCGGCGGTGCCCAGACGCCCAAGGACAGCATCGGGCAGATCCAGCTCGAAACCATCCCGTGGGAAGACCGGCCCGAAACCGTGGAGCCGTGGTTCACCATTCCGTTTCTGGGGGCCACCGTGACCCGGCACAGCCAGGACCCGGCCTATGACGGAGACGTCATCATCCAGGACCTGACGGAGCGGCTTGAGCAGATCCCCGGCATCCGGATCGAGATTCTGGCGCAGTCCCGTGGCCCCGCGTCGGGCAAACCGGTGCACCTGCGGCTGAAGTCCGACAGCTATACCGACCTGATCGCAGCGACCGAGACGGTCCGCCGCCACTATGAACAGACGCCGGGCCTGACCCTGATCGAAGACACCCGCCCCCTGCCCGGCATCGACTGGCAGATCGACGTGGACGTGGAAAAGGCCGGACGCTACGGCGCCGACGTGGTGACGGTTGGCGCGATGGTGCAACTGGTCACGCGGGGCCTGCTGCTGGACACGATGCGCGTGGACAGTTCGGACGAAGAGATCGAGATCCGCGTGCGCCTGCCGGAAGAGGACCGCGTGCTGTCCACCCTTGATACGCTCAAGGTGCGCACGACCGACGGTCTGGTGCCGCTGTCCAACTTCATCACCCGGACCCCGGTGCCGAAGCTGGCCGAGATCAACAGGATCGACCAGAAACGCTATCTCGACGTCAAGGCGGACGTGGCCCCCGGCCTGATGAAGGTCGTGCAGGGCGACGCCACCAGCGGAACCACGATGGCGACCCTGCGGCCCGCCCCGGCAGACACCAGACCGGAGCTGACGACACGGGACGGCACAGGCTACGCCGTCATCGACCGGACCGAGGCCGGCGCGGGGACGGACCTGCAGGCCGCGCTCGACAGTGGGGATCTGCGCCTTGTGCCGATCAACCCCAATGAACGCATCGCCGAGATCACCAAGTGGCTGGAAACCGACCCGCTGCCCGACCGCGTCACCACCGAATGGACCGGCGATCAGGAAGAACAGGCGGAAAGCGAAGCGTTCCTGTCCTCCGCCTTTACCGCCGCGCTGGGGCTGATGTTCATCATCCTGCTTGCGCAGTTCAACAGCTTCTACAACTCGGTCCTGGTGCTGCTGGCGGTGGTGCTGTCCACGACCGGGGTGCTGATCGGGATGCTGGTGATGGACCAGAGCTTCAGCATCATCATGACCGGCACGGGGATCGTGGCACTGGCGGGGATCGTGGTGAACAACAACATCATCCTGATCGACACCTATCAGGAATACGAACGCTACATGCCCCGGATCGAGGCGATCATCCGTACCGCCCAGGCGCGCATCCGCCCGGTGCTGCTGACCACCATCACCACGATGGCGGGGCTGGCCCCGATGATGTTCGGTCTCAGCATCGATTTCGCCGCGGGCGGATACACCATCG
- a CDS encoding efflux RND transporter periplasmic adaptor subunit has translation MRFFSILAAVAVTAILALSILARPQLMAMLGMDAPQAETPQPEQADAEGAAKVAEPTQRTRRVKVSVRRFEAQEVDSAVVLRGQTQAVRQVDVRAETSAVVASAPLRKGAEISQGDPLCELDPGTRGSALQEARARLSEAQSRVPEAEARVEQARAQLEEAEINQNAASRLSEDGFASQTRVASSDAAVATARAAITSATAGLSAAQSGIEAATAAVASAEKEIERLTITAPFDGLLESDTAELGSLLQPGGLCATIIQLDPIKLVGFVPETEVNRVSLGARAGARLAAGGGQVTGKVIFLSRSADPQTRTFRVEIEVPNPDLAIRDGQTAEIAIASAGVQAQMIPQSAMTLNDNGTLGVRTVDAEDVVSFVPVSIMRDAATGVWVTGLPDTANVIVVGQEYVTEGVKVDPTYQEVTQ, from the coding sequence ATGCGCTTTTTCTCGATCCTTGCTGCAGTTGCGGTGACTGCGATCCTTGCCCTGTCGATCCTCGCGCGTCCGCAATTGATGGCGATGCTGGGCATGGACGCGCCCCAGGCGGAGACGCCCCAGCCCGAACAGGCCGATGCCGAAGGCGCAGCAAAGGTGGCCGAGCCAACACAGCGGACCCGGCGGGTCAAGGTCAGCGTCAGGCGATTCGAAGCGCAGGAGGTCGACAGCGCAGTGGTCCTGCGCGGCCAGACCCAGGCGGTTCGGCAGGTCGATGTCCGGGCCGAAACCTCTGCCGTGGTGGCCTCTGCCCCGCTGCGCAAGGGGGCCGAAATCTCGCAGGGCGACCCGCTGTGCGAATTGGACCCGGGCACCCGCGGTTCGGCCCTGCAAGAGGCGCGCGCCCGTCTGAGCGAAGCGCAGAGCCGCGTGCCCGAAGCGGAAGCGCGCGTCGAACAGGCCCGCGCACAGCTGGAGGAAGCCGAGATCAACCAGAACGCCGCCTCCAGGCTCAGCGAGGACGGTTTTGCCTCGCAGACGCGGGTGGCCTCGTCCGACGCGGCGGTGGCCACGGCGCGGGCGGCGATCACCTCGGCAACCGCCGGGCTGAGTGCGGCGCAATCGGGCATCGAAGCGGCCACCGCCGCCGTCGCAAGCGCAGAGAAGGAGATCGAGCGTCTGACCATCACGGCGCCCTTCGATGGTCTGCTGGAAAGCGACACCGCCGAATTGGGCAGCCTGCTGCAGCCCGGCGGCCTGTGCGCCACGATCATCCAGCTTGACCCGATCAAGCTGGTCGGCTTCGTGCCGGAAACCGAAGTCAACCGCGTCAGCCTGGGCGCGCGGGCCGGTGCCCGGCTGGCGGCGGGCGGCGGCCAGGTGACGGGCAAGGTCATCTTCCTGTCGCGCTCCGCCGATCCGCAGACCCGCACCTTCCGGGTCGAGATCGAGGTGCCGAACCCCGATCTGGCCATAAGGGACGGCCAGACCGCCGAGATCGCCATCGCATCCGCCGGGGTGCAGGCGCAGATGATCCCGCAAAGCGCGATGACACTGAACGACAACGGCACGCTGGGGGTGCGCACGGTTGACGCGGAGGATGTGGTGTCCTTCGTCCCGGTCAGCATCATGCGCGACGCCGCCACCGGCGTCTGGGTCACGGGGCTGCCCGATACCGCGAATGTGATCGTCGTCGGCCAGGAATACGTGACCGAAGGGGTCAAGGTCGATCCGACCTACCAGGAGGTCACGCAATGA
- a CDS encoding tetratricopeptide repeat protein has translation MSDTDSFIDEVNEEVRRDRLYHLLRRYGWIAALAIVLIVAGAAWNEYQKAQSRAQAEALGDAMLAALSNDEIAARAEQLSQIDPQSPGAAAVLRLLTAAEQVEAGETAAAAATLEALATDGAAPQIYRQLANFKSLTLPDTDMSVEDRRQAFEAMAQPGNALRLLASEQLALLDIQQGQPDAAIARYQSILQDAEITSDLQQRALQVIVALGGEPELDVNAIAENDGIGAQPVGN, from the coding sequence ATGAGCGACACAGACAGCTTTATCGACGAAGTCAACGAAGAGGTGCGGCGTGACCGGCTGTACCACTTGTTGCGCCGCTATGGCTGGATCGCGGCGCTGGCCATCGTTCTGATTGTCGCGGGGGCCGCCTGGAACGAGTACCAGAAGGCACAGTCGCGGGCCCAAGCGGAAGCTCTGGGCGATGCCATGCTGGCGGCGCTGTCCAACGACGAGATCGCCGCGCGGGCCGAGCAGCTGTCGCAGATCGACCCGCAGTCGCCGGGGGCCGCGGCGGTGCTGCGCCTGCTCACGGCCGCGGAACAGGTCGAGGCGGGCGAGACCGCCGCTGCCGCCGCGACGCTTGAAGCCCTGGCGACCGATGGCGCGGCGCCGCAGATTTACCGCCAGCTTGCGAATTTCAAGTCGCTGACCCTGCCGGACACCGACATGTCCGTCGAGGACCGCCGTCAGGCGTTCGAGGCGATGGCGCAGCCGGGCAATGCGCTGCGCCTGCTGGCGAGCGAACAGCTGGCGCTGCTGGACATTCAGCAGGGCCAGCCGGATGCGGCAATCGCCCGCTACCAGTCGATATTGCAGGACGCCGAAATCACCTCGGACTTGCAACAGCGCGCCCTACAGGTGATTGTGGCGCTGGGTGGAGAACCTGAACTGGATGTCAACGCGATCGCGGAGAATGACGGGATCGGCGCGCAGCCGGTGGGAAACTGA
- a CDS encoding PQQ-like beta-propeller repeat protein — protein MMQDRNRGTARMVCGALTAVLLLAGCAEEETFLPGKREPVRSVLQDPALAAPLEGEEETVNTSRPIALGAAANNVSWTHSIGTPQYRTTHPALRATLQPVWSVDIGAGDSRKQRITADPVVSGGRIFTLDADARVTATSTGGQVMWTRDLTPVTDRSGQGTGGGLAVEGETLYVSIGYGVLAALDVSTGGERWTQKLDASGSGTPTIYGDLVYVTSGDDTGWALDKSNGRIEWQVGGSTSMNNVLGAPAPAVTDKFVIFAYGTGEVQGVFRRGGLPRWDASVVGKRAGRALSAVSDVTSAPVVSGGTVFVGNHSGRLAALNVESGQRLWTARDGAIGPVWPIGDSVFAITDLNELVRLDAADGRRIWGIPLPNFVKEKPRRQSEVVAHHGPVVAGGRVIIASNDGLLRSFDPTNGALTGTVEIPGGATSAPVVAGGSLYVVSTKGQLHAYR, from the coding sequence ATGATGCAAGATCGAAACCGCGGGACAGCCCGGATGGTGTGCGGTGCGCTGACGGCGGTGCTGCTGCTGGCAGGCTGCGCCGAAGAGGAGACCTTTCTGCCGGGCAAGCGCGAGCCGGTCCGTTCGGTCCTGCAGGACCCGGCACTGGCCGCCCCGCTTGAGGGCGAGGAAGAAACCGTCAACACCAGCCGCCCCATCGCGCTGGGCGCCGCCGCGAACAATGTCTCATGGACCCACAGCATAGGCACGCCGCAGTACCGCACCACGCATCCCGCGCTGCGCGCGACGCTGCAGCCGGTCTGGTCGGTCGACATCGGCGCGGGCGACAGCCGCAAGCAGCGCATCACCGCCGATCCGGTGGTCTCTGGCGGGCGTATCTTCACGCTGGATGCCGATGCGCGGGTCACAGCGACCTCCACCGGGGGGCAGGTCATGTGGACCCGTGACCTCACCCCCGTCACCGACCGCTCGGGCCAGGGCACCGGCGGCGGCCTGGCGGTAGAGGGTGAAACGCTTTATGTCTCAATCGGCTACGGTGTGCTGGCGGCGCTGGACGTGTCGACCGGCGGCGAACGCTGGACCCAGAAACTGGATGCTTCCGGTTCCGGGACGCCGACGATCTACGGCGATCTGGTCTATGTCACCTCGGGTGACGATACCGGCTGGGCACTGGACAAGAGCAACGGCCGCATCGAATGGCAGGTCGGCGGCAGCACCAGCATGAACAACGTGCTGGGCGCACCGGCACCGGCAGTCACCGACAAGTTCGTGATCTTCGCCTACGGCACCGGAGAGGTGCAGGGCGTCTTCCGCCGCGGCGGTCTGCCGCGCTGGGACGCGTCGGTCGTGGGCAAGCGCGCGGGCCGCGCGCTGTCTGCCGTCTCTGACGTGACATCGGCACCGGTCGTATCGGGCGGCACCGTCTTCGTGGGCAACCATTCCGGGCGGCTTGCCGCGCTCAACGTCGAAAGCGGCCAGCGGCTATGGACGGCGCGCGACGGGGCCATCGGGCCGGTCTGGCCGATCGGTGATTCCGTCTTTGCCATCACCGACCTGAACGAACTCGTGCGGCTCGACGCGGCGGACGGGCGCCGCATCTGGGGCATTCCGCTGCCGAACTTCGTCAAGGAAAAGCCGCGGCGCCAGTCAGAGGTCGTGGCCCATCACGGTCCCGTCGTGGCCGGGGGCCGTGTGATCATCGCGTCCAACGACGGTCTGCTGCGCAGCTTCGATCCCACCAATGGTGCCCTGACCGGCACGGTCGAAATCCCCGGCGGCGCGACATCTGCACCTGTCGTGGCGGGCGGCAGCCTTTATGTCGTCTCCACCAAGGGGCAATTGCACGCCTACCGCTAA
- the der gene encoding ribosome biogenesis GTPase Der, whose translation MSFSLAIVGRPNVGKSTLFNRLVGKRLALVDDQPGVTRDLREGAARLADLRFTVIDTAGLEEVTDDSLQGRMRRLTERAVDMADICLFMIDARVGVTPSDLVFADILRKRSAHVIVAANKAEGKAADAGVIEAYSLGLGEPIRLSAEHGEGLNDLYTILMPLADAYAEKAEGDSPETDVDVPEDDGEITDDIPVPTHAKPLQVAVVGRPNAGKSTLINQIMGEDRLLTGPEAGITRDAISLRTDWNGVPMRIFDTAGMRKKAKVQEKLEKLSVSDGLRAVKFAEVVVVLLDAEIPFEQQDLRIADLAEREGRAVVVAVNKWDIEEDRQAKLKALKEAFERLLPQLRGAPLITVSAKTGRGLDRLHDAIMRAYEVWNRRVTTAQLNRWLSGMMEAHPPPAPQGKRIKLRYMTQAKTRPPGFVVMCSHPDKVPDSYNRYLVNGLRIDFDMPGTPIRLWMRGQNDANPYKGRKKAGPSKLRKHTEGRRKD comes from the coding sequence ATGTCCTTTTCCCTTGCCATCGTGGGCCGTCCGAATGTCGGCAAATCCACGCTGTTCAACCGTCTTGTGGGCAAGCGCCTCGCGCTGGTCGACGACCAGCCCGGCGTGACCCGTGACCTGCGCGAGGGCGCGGCGCGGCTGGCGGACCTGCGCTTTACGGTGATCGACACCGCCGGACTGGAAGAAGTCACCGACGACAGCCTGCAGGGCCGCATGCGCCGCCTGACCGAGCGCGCGGTGGACATGGCCGACATCTGCCTTTTCATGATCGACGCCCGCGTCGGTGTGACCCCCTCGGACCTTGTCTTTGCCGACATCCTGCGCAAACGATCGGCCCATGTGATCGTGGCCGCCAACAAGGCCGAGGGCAAAGCCGCCGACGCCGGCGTGATCGAGGCCTATTCGCTGGGCCTGGGCGAGCCGATCCGCCTGTCAGCCGAACATGGCGAGGGGCTCAATGATCTCTACACGATCCTCATGCCGCTGGCGGACGCCTACGCCGAAAAGGCCGAAGGCGACTCCCCCGAAACCGATGTGGATGTCCCCGAGGACGATGGCGAAATCACCGATGACATTCCGGTGCCGACCCATGCCAAGCCGTTGCAGGTCGCGGTCGTGGGCCGCCCCAATGCGGGTAAATCCACCCTGATCAATCAGATCATGGGCGAGGACCGGCTGCTGACCGGCCCCGAAGCGGGGATCACCCGCGACGCGATTTCCCTGCGCACCGACTGGAACGGCGTGCCGATGCGCATCTTCGACACCGCAGGGATGCGCAAGAAGGCCAAGGTCCAGGAGAAACTGGAAAAACTCAGCGTCTCCGACGGGCTGCGCGCGGTGAAATTCGCCGAAGTCGTCGTGGTGCTGCTGGACGCCGAGATTCCCTTTGAACAGCAGGACCTGCGCATTGCCGACCTGGCCGAGCGCGAGGGGCGCGCGGTGGTGGTCGCCGTGAACAAATGGGACATCGAGGAAGACCGCCAGGCCAAGCTGAAGGCGTTGAAGGAAGCCTTCGAACGGCTTCTGCCGCAACTGCGCGGGGCGCCGCTCATCACGGTCAGCGCCAAGACCGGCCGCGGGCTTGACCGCCTGCACGACGCCATCATGCGCGCCTATGAGGTCTGGAACCGCCGCGTGACCACCGCGCAGCTGAACCGCTGGCTGTCGGGCATGATGGAGGCGCATCCGCCCCCCGCGCCGCAGGGCAAGCGGATCAAGCTGCGCTACATGACACAGGCCAAGACGCGTCCCCCCGGTTTCGTGGTGATGTGCAGCCACCCCGACAAGGTGCCGGACAGCTACAACCGCTATCTGGTCAACGGCCTGCGGATCGACTTTGACATGCCCGGCACGCCCATCCGCCTCTGGATGCGCGGCCAGAACGACGCGAACCCCTACAAGGGCCGCAAGAAGGCAGGCCCCTCGAAGTTGCGCAAACATACCGAAGGCCGTCGCAAGGACTGA
- a CDS encoding tryptophan-rich sensory protein, translating into MTPALRPAIAVLCFLLAVAFAATPFLVDGFAGFDPDQFPIPQEDPPVQPAGYAFAIWSVIYGWLILGLGWGMLRAPRDGQWHDMRLPLCLSLAVGTTWLAVAVASPIWATVLIWVMLIAALAALFMAPVADTPWAALPVGLYAGWLSAASCVSLGLLAAGYGWLDQQAAAIVFVGLAIFIGCFVQASLRRAPTYGVAVIWALAAVAVANWGTAPSVAYLALGGIVILLVPTARAARRL; encoded by the coding sequence ATGACCCCTGCCCTGCGCCCCGCCATCGCCGTCCTTTGCTTTTTGCTGGCCGTCGCTTTTGCCGCCACGCCGTTTCTGGTGGACGGCTTCGCGGGCTTCGACCCCGATCAATTCCCGATCCCGCAAGAGGACCCGCCGGTGCAGCCTGCGGGCTATGCCTTTGCGATCTGGAGCGTGATCTACGGTTGGCTGATCCTGGGCCTGGGCTGGGGCATGCTCCGCGCCCCCCGGGACGGTCAATGGCATGACATGCGCCTGCCGCTGTGCCTGTCGCTCGCGGTGGGCACGACATGGCTGGCGGTGGCGGTGGCCAGCCCGATCTGGGCCACGGTGCTGATCTGGGTCATGCTGATCGCGGCCCTCGCGGCCCTGTTCATGGCCCCCGTGGCCGACACCCCCTGGGCCGCGCTGCCGGTGGGGCTGTATGCCGGGTGGCTGTCCGCGGCCTCCTGCGTGTCGCTGGGGCTGCTGGCGGCCGGATATGGCTGGCTGGACCAACAGGCGGCGGCGATTGTCTTTGTCGGGCTGGCGATCTTCATCGGCTGTTTCGTACAGGCGTCGCTGCGCCGTGCGCCGACCTACGGCGTCGCCGTGATCTGGGCGCTGGCGGCGGTCGCGGTGGCGAACTGGGGCACGGCCCCCTCGGTCGCCTACCTGGCCCTGGGCGGCATCGTGATCCTGCTGGTGCCGACGGCCCGCGCGGCGCGGCGCCTGTGA
- the serS gene encoding serine--tRNA ligase, producing MHDIRAIRENPAALDAALSRRGDAPVSAAVLELDAARRGKISAAEAAQAEQNAASKQVGAAKAKGDEAEFERLRALVGEKKAEVAAMQAEAKELDAQLTDMLARIPNTPADDVPDGADENDNVEVNRWGDIPAFDFTPKEHYEIEGVAAAMDFDTAAKISGSRFVLLSGAVARIHRALAQFMINTHVDENGLTEVNPPVLVKDDAMYGTDKLPKFGEDSYRTEEGMWLVPTSEVPLTYIVADHVLEESYLPRRYTAHTLCFRSEAGSAGRDTAGMLRQHQFEKVEMVSITHPDESDAEQKRMLRCAEGILEALGIPYRTVILCTGDMGFGARRTYDIEAWVPGQNTYREISSVSTTGDFQARRMNARFKPRDGGKPQFLHTLNGSGLAVGRCLIAVLENGQQADGSVVLPEALAPYLGGKTLLAADGTLR from the coding sequence ATGCACGACATCCGCGCCATCCGCGAGAACCCCGCCGCCCTTGACGCCGCACTGTCCCGGCGCGGCGATGCGCCGGTCTCTGCCGCCGTTCTGGAACTGGACGCGGCGCGGCGGGGCAAGATCTCGGCCGCCGAAGCGGCGCAGGCGGAACAGAACGCCGCCTCCAAGCAGGTCGGCGCCGCCAAGGCCAAGGGCGACGAGGCGGAATTCGAGCGTCTGCGCGCGCTGGTGGGCGAAAAGAAGGCCGAGGTGGCCGCCATGCAGGCCGAGGCCAAGGAGCTGGACGCGCAGCTGACCGACATGCTGGCGCGCATTCCCAACACGCCTGCCGATGACGTGCCGGACGGGGCGGACGAAAACGACAACGTCGAGGTCAACCGCTGGGGCGACATCCCCGCGTTCGATTTCACCCCCAAGGAGCATTACGAGATCGAAGGCGTCGCGGCGGCGATGGATTTCGACACGGCGGCAAAGATTTCCGGCAGCCGTTTCGTGCTGCTGTCGGGGGCGGTGGCCCGCATTCACCGGGCGCTGGCGCAGTTCATGATCAACACCCACGTGGACGAGAACGGGCTGACCGAGGTGAACCCGCCGGTGTTGGTCAAGGACGATGCGATGTATGGCACCGACAAGCTGCCGAAGTTCGGCGAAGACAGCTATCGCACCGAAGAGGGCATGTGGCTGGTGCCGACCTCCGAAGTGCCGCTGACCTATATCGTGGCCGATCACGTGCTGGAGGAAAGCTATCTGCCGCGCCGCTACACCGCGCATACGCTGTGTTTCCGGTCCGAAGCGGGCAGCGCGGGGCGCGACACGGCGGGCATGCTGCGCCAGCACCAGTTCGAAAAGGTCGAGATGGTCAGCATCACGCATCCCGATGAAAGTGACGCGGAGCAGAAGCGCATGCTGCGATGCGCCGAGGGGATACTGGAGGCGCTGGGGATCCCCTACCGCACCGTCATCCTGTGCACCGGCGACATGGGGTTCGGCGCGCGGCGCACCTATGACATCGAGGCCTGGGTGCCGGGACAGAACACCTACCGCGAGATTTCCTCCGTCTCGACCACAGGCGATTTCCAGGCGCGGCGCATGAACGCGCGGTTCAAGCCCAGGGACGGCGGCAAGCCGCAGTTCCTGCACACGCTGAACGGGTCCGGTCTGGCCGTGGGGCGCTGCCTGATCGCGGTGCTGGAGAACGGCCAGCAGGCAGACGGGTCGGTTGTCCTGCCCGAGGCGCTGGCGCCCTATCTGGGCGGCAAGACCCTGCTGGCGGCGGACGGCACCCTGCGCTGA
- the yajC gene encoding preprotein translocase subunit YajC: MQGFEQFVPLILIFAIMYFLLIRPQQKKAKEHQAMVAGLRRGDQVVTQGGLIGKVVKVKEDGEIEVEIADGVKVRVVQSTIATVVSKTEPTK; the protein is encoded by the coding sequence ATGCAAGGTTTTGAGCAATTCGTGCCGCTGATCCTGATCTTCGCGATCATGTATTTCCTGTTGATCCGCCCGCAGCAGAAAAAGGCCAAGGAACATCAGGCGATGGTTGCGGGCCTGCGGCGCGGCGATCAGGTGGTCACGCAGGGCGGGCTGATCGGCAAGGTCGTCAAGGTCAAGGAAGACGGCGAGATCGAGGTGGAAATCGCGGATGGCGTAAAGGTCCGCGTGGTGCAATCGACCATCGCCACCGTCGTGTCCAAGACCGAACCGACGAAGTAA